In Raphanus sativus cultivar WK10039 chromosome 5, ASM80110v3, whole genome shotgun sequence, the following proteins share a genomic window:
- the LOC108857020 gene encoding 60S ribosomal protein L23, whose amino-acid sequence MSKRGRGGTSGNKFRMSLGLPVAATVNCADNTGAKNLYIISVKGIKGRLNRLPSACVGDMVMATVKKGKPDLRKKVMPAVIVRQRKPWRRKDGVFMYFEDNAGVIVNPKGEMKGSAITGPIGKECADLWPRIASAANAIV is encoded by the exons ATGTCGAAGCGAG GACGTGGAGGAACGTCGGGTAACAAGTTCAGGATGTCGCTGGGTCTTCCAGTGGCGGCGACGGTGAACTGCGCCGACAACACGGGAGCCAAGAACCTTTACATCATTTCGGTGAAAGGGATCAAAGGTCGTCTTAACCGATTGCCTTCTGCTTGCGTCGGAGACATGGTGATGGCCACCGTCAAGAAGGGAAAGCCTGATCTCCGTAAAAAGGTTATGCCAGCTGTCATCGTTAGGCAGAGGAAGCCATGGCGCCGAAAGGATGGTGTCTTCATGTACTTCGAAG ATAATGCTGGAGTCATCGTCAACCCCAAGGGAGAAATGAAAGGTTCTGCGATCACTGGTCCCATTGGTAAAGAGTGCGCTGATCTCTGGCCGAGGATTGCTAGTGCTGCCAATGCCATTGTCTAA
- the LOC108857388 gene encoding uncharacterized protein LOC108857388 isoform X2, whose amino-acid sequence MLKSEASLSSYCESGDGLKPEDPASGIEERTVGDSVDAGFSFAKHITDVFSIKEEDSQAEQGNEEVVIKKIDDERPPSPPMHSSAGRGIDKFDLYGKEIKFDLPSFDDESCGEYYKRMLDEYPSHPLLLKNYASFLEYKGDLNGAEEYYHKCTVVEPSDGVALANYGRLVMKLHQDEVKASSYFERAVQASPDDSNVLAAYASFLWAIDAEDDDDEDGDSFEGSTRLGKEDSESETAGEHGSRLSETEDGETLCRYAKAFWSIKNDHGKALFYFEKAVEASPNDSIILGEYARFLWEIEE is encoded by the exons ATGCTCAAGAGCGAAGCATCTCTTTCTAGTTACTGCGAATCTGGAGATGGGCTCAAACCCGAAGATCCGGCTAGTGGAATCGAGGAGAGAACTGTTGGTGATTCGGTTGACGCCGGCTTCAGCTTTGCCAAGCACATCACCGATGTCTTCTCGATCAAGGAAGAGGACAGTCAAGCTGAACAGGGAAATGAAGAGGTAGTTATTAAGAAGATAGATGATGAACGACCACCAAGTCCTCCCATGCATTCATCTGCAGGGCGTGGGATTGATAAGTTCGATTTGTATGGTAAAGAGATCAAATTCGATTTACCTAGTTTTGATGATGAGAGTTGTGGTGAATATTATAAGAGAATGCTCGATGAGTATCCATCACATCCTTTGCTTCTCAAAAATTATGCCAGTTTCTTGGAG TACAAAGGAGATCTTAATGGCGCAGAAGAGTATTATCATAAATGTACTGTAGTTGAGCCTAGCGATGGAGTAGCTTTAGCAAACTACGGTAGATTAGTGATGAAGCTTCACCAGGATGAAGTTAAAGCCTCAAGCTACTTTGAACGAGCAGTTCAAGCCTCTCCTGACGATAG CAATGTGCTTGCAGCATATGCTAGTTTCCTCTGGGCGATAGATGCTGAAGATGACGATGATGAAGATGGTGACTCTTTTGAAGGCTCAACCAGGCTAGGAAAAGAAGACTCTGAG TCCGAGACAGCGGGAGAACACGGTTCAAGGTTGTCTGAAACAGAGGATGGAGAAACGTTATGCAGATATGCGAAAGCGTTTTGGAGTATCAAGAATGACCATGGCAAGGCCTTGTTCTACTTCGAGAAGGCCGTTGAAGCCTCTCCAAATGACAG CATTATACTTGGAGAGTACGCTCGGTTCCTATGGGAAATAGAAGAGTGA
- the LOC108857388 gene encoding uncharacterized protein LOC108857388 isoform X1, whose amino-acid sequence MLKSEASLSSYCESGDGLKPEDPASGIEERTVGDSVDAGFSFAKHITDVFSIKEEDSQAEQGNEEVVIKKIDDERPPSPPMHSSAGRGIDKFDLYGKEIKFDLPSFDDESCGEYYKRMLDEYPSHPLLLKNYASFLEYKGDLNGAEEYYHKCTVVEPSDGVALANYGRLVMKLHQDEVKASSYFERAVQASPDDSNVLAAYASFLWAIDAEDDDDEDGDSFEGSTRLGKEDSEESKSETAGEHGSRLSETEDGETLCRYAKAFWSIKNDHGKALFYFEKAVEASPNDSIILGEYARFLWEIEE is encoded by the exons ATGCTCAAGAGCGAAGCATCTCTTTCTAGTTACTGCGAATCTGGAGATGGGCTCAAACCCGAAGATCCGGCTAGTGGAATCGAGGAGAGAACTGTTGGTGATTCGGTTGACGCCGGCTTCAGCTTTGCCAAGCACATCACCGATGTCTTCTCGATCAAGGAAGAGGACAGTCAAGCTGAACAGGGAAATGAAGAGGTAGTTATTAAGAAGATAGATGATGAACGACCACCAAGTCCTCCCATGCATTCATCTGCAGGGCGTGGGATTGATAAGTTCGATTTGTATGGTAAAGAGATCAAATTCGATTTACCTAGTTTTGATGATGAGAGTTGTGGTGAATATTATAAGAGAATGCTCGATGAGTATCCATCACATCCTTTGCTTCTCAAAAATTATGCCAGTTTCTTGGAG TACAAAGGAGATCTTAATGGCGCAGAAGAGTATTATCATAAATGTACTGTAGTTGAGCCTAGCGATGGAGTAGCTTTAGCAAACTACGGTAGATTAGTGATGAAGCTTCACCAGGATGAAGTTAAAGCCTCAAGCTACTTTGAACGAGCAGTTCAAGCCTCTCCTGACGATAG CAATGTGCTTGCAGCATATGCTAGTTTCCTCTGGGCGATAGATGCTGAAGATGACGATGATGAAGATGGTGACTCTTTTGAAGGCTCAACCAGGCTAGGAAAAGAAGACTCTGAG GAAAGTAAGTCCGAGACAGCGGGAGAACACGGTTCAAGGTTGTCTGAAACAGAGGATGGAGAAACGTTATGCAGATATGCGAAAGCGTTTTGGAGTATCAAGAATGACCATGGCAAGGCCTTGTTCTACTTCGAGAAGGCCGTTGAAGCCTCTCCAAATGACAG CATTATACTTGGAGAGTACGCTCGGTTCCTATGGGAAATAGAAGAGTGA